The following proteins are encoded in a genomic region of Hyla sarda isolate aHylSar1 unplaced genomic scaffold, aHylSar1.hap1 scaffold_2870, whole genome shotgun sequence:
- the LOC130326751 gene encoding uncharacterized protein LOC130326751 — MELKGLGFVPLLLAFWCAAWLATSYIMTVVLGHAASPLMSISDVGNVFPESILFRIGFIGTSIGTLVLTFLIYKYMVMHTEEFRGHQVLIQRILLAIVWASCFSTAVMHVLSPKEYPRIHFVSTIISITCEALYYLGQSIQMYKLPGAKKVIHHSRCTCCGLTFVCVVFYFGYETLKELFHNDEDWDEIREIPIIIIEWVMLLLILINIVTYYSTMQRLLLTVSRNSCTLSLRVKIDDFGV, encoded by the exons atggagctaaaaggactggggttcgtccccctcctgttggcgttttggtgtgcggcctggcttgccaccagctacatcatgacggtcgtcctcggccatgcagcctcgccactgatgagcatcag tgacgtgggaaatgtctttcccgaaagcatattattcagaattggatttatagggacgtccattggcactttggtactaacctttcttatttataagtatatggttatgcatactgaagagttcaggggtcatcaggtcctgatccagaggatcctgctggccattgtgtgggcctcctgtttttccacagctgttatgcatgtattgtcccccaaagaatatcccaggatacactttgtcagcacgataatttccattacatgtgaagccttatactaccttgggcagtccatccagatgtataaattaccaggagcaaaaaaagtcatccaccatagtagatgcacctgctgtggcctgacttttgtctgtgtagttttctattttggatatgaaacattaaaggaattattccataatgatgaagactgggacgagatccgtgaaatccccatcataatcatcgagtgggtgatgcttctactgatcctgataaacatcgtgacctattattccaccatgcagaggttattgttgaccgtctccagaaacagctgcacactctctcttagagtaaaaattgatgacttcggggtgtag
- the LOC130326754 gene encoding uncharacterized protein LOC130326754, which translates to MELKGLGFVPLLLAFWCAAWLATSYIMTVVLGHAASPLMSISDVGNVFPESILFRIGFIGTSIGTLVLTFLIYKYMVMHTEEFRGHQVLIQRILLAIVWASCFSTAVMHVLSPEEYPRIHFVSTIISITCEALYYLGQSIQMYKLPGAKKVIHHSRCTCCGLTFVCVVFYFGYETLKELFHNDEDWDEIREIPIIIIEWVMLLLILINIVTYYSTMQRLLLTVSRNSCTLSLRVKIDDFGV; encoded by the exons atggagctaaaaggactggggttcgtccccctcctgttggcgttttggtgtgcggcctggcttgccaccagctacatcatgacggtcgtcctcggccatgcagcctcgccactgatgagcatcag tgacgtgggaaatgtctttcccgaaagcatattattcagaattggatttatagggacgtccattggcactttggtactaacctttcttatttataagtatatggttatgcatactgaagagttcaggggtcatcaggtcctgatccagaggatcctgctggccattgtgtgggcctcctgtttttccacagctgttatgcatgtattgtcccccgaagaatatcccaggatacactttgtcagcacgataatttccattacatgtgaagccttatactaccttgggcagtccatccagatgtataaattaccaggagcaaaaaaagtcatccaccatagtagatgcacctgctgtggcctgacttttgtctgtgtagttttctattttggatatgaaacattaaaggaattattccataatgatgaagactgggacgagatccgtgaaatccccatcataatcatcgagtgggtgatgcttctactgatcctgataaacatcgtgacctattattccaccatgcagaggttattgttgaccgtctccagaaacagctgcacactctctcttagagtaaaaattgatgacttcggggtgtag
- the LOC130326757 gene encoding uncharacterized protein LOC130326757: MELKGLGFVPLLLAFWCAAWLATSYIMTVVLGHAASPLMSISDVGNVFPESILFRIGFIGTSIGTLVLTFLIYKYMVMHTEEFRGHQVLIQRILLAIVWASCFSTAVMHVLSPEEYPRIHFVSTIISITCEALYYLGQSIQMYKLPGAKKVIHHSRCTCCGLTFVCVVFYFGYETLKELFHNDEDWDEIREIPIIIIEWVMLLLILINIVTYYSTMQRLLLTVSRNSCTLSLRVKIDDFGV, translated from the exons atggagctaaaaggactggggttcgtccccctcctgttggcgttttggtgtgcggcctggcttgccaccagctacatcatgacggtcgtcctcggccatgcagcctcgccactgatgagcatcag tgacgtgggaaatgtctttcccgaaagcatattattcagaattggattcatagggacgtccattggcactttggtactaacctttcttatttataagtatatggttatgcatactgaagagttcaggggtcatcaggtcctgatccagaggatcctgctggccattgtgtgggcctcctgtttttccacagctgttatgcatgtattgtcccccgaagaatatcccaggatacactttgtcagcacgataatttccattacatgtgaagccttatactaccttgggcagtccatccagatgtataaattaccaggagcaaaaaaagtcatccaccatagtagatgcacctgctgtggcctgacttttgtctgtgtagttttctattttggatatgaaacattaaaggaattattccataatgatgaagactgggacgagatccgtgaaatccccatcataatcatcgagtgggtgatgcttctactgatcctgataaacatcgtgacctattattccaccatgcagaggttattgttgaccgtctccagaaacagctgcacactctctcttagagtaaaaattgatgacttcggggtgtag